TATGCACCGCGCACCTCCGTAGATTCGGTGTATCAGGCCATCGTTAAGGATTTAAACGACGCCTACACGAACGGGGGCTTGACAGACAAGCCCATGGGTCAAAATGGGAATCAAATATCGAAGGGTACCGTCGGAACGGTACTGGCCGAGGTGTACCTGACGATGGCAGGTAAACCGCTGGGCCAGGGTTCAACGGCCTACACCTCCGCTTTGCAGACGGCACAGTCGATCATCAACAGCAGCGGCGGTTATGCGCTCTTCGACAACTCCGGCGGAACGACGGCGTTCGACAAATTGCGGCTAACCGCTTATGACCAGGGCAGCGAGTATATGTATTTCGTCGAATACAACAGCTCCATCCAGCAAAGTGCTTACCCGGAGTATTCATTACCGAATACCTTCCCGCTCAGCGTGCCCAATTCGAACCTGCACGTGGCGTATACCCTGGTTACCCAGGCCTGGACGCCGACGACGACATTGTTGAGCATGTACGACAGTACGAACGATATCCGCCGGCATGAGAAGCAATTCTACAGCACGTCGTTTAACTACACGACTACCGGTGGAACCCCGGCTTCGATCACATACTCCTTCATGCCGTACCGCTGGTTCGATAGCCTGGCGATCTTCAGCACCGCGGCATCCGGGAAGTATACGAGCGTTTACCGTTTGGCCGATGTGTACCTGATCGCGGCGGAGGCTGCCAATGAATTGAACCAGGACCCCACCCCGTTTCTAACACCCATCCTGGCAAGGGCCTATGTTACGCCACCCGCTATTCCCGCTAATCAAGCCAGCCGTCGTAACTTTATCCTGGCGGAGCGGTTCAAGGAACTGGCCATGGAAGGCCACTTCTGGTTTGATATGCTTCGCACACAGTCTTATCCGGATGTCGATGCATCGCATAATGTAACCTTTTCGGCATTGGTCGGCCACTCCAACGGTCGTGGTCAAACGTACGCTAATACCGACCTTTTATTTCCTTTACCTCTAACGGAAATGCAGCGAAATCCTAATTTAGTTCCGCAAAACCCTGGATATTAATATGAAAAAAATAACGGCTTGCGTAGTGTTTTTGATGCTGACGGGTGTTTCATTTGCTCAAATCACGGTCAAGAGCGTGAAAGGGCTTCCCTTTCTTTCCCTGCGGGGAGAACGGAGCTTTCAAAGTATCGATCTTACTATGGACAATTTGGGAGACTCCGTCGAGGTAACGATTTTCGTCGATGGGGCGCCCCCCCTTACGGTTGGTGTCGGGCGAGGGAACCACGATATTGAAGCCTACGCGCCGGAGACGGCAAAAGCGAGGGAGGCCCGGTTCCGGGTATCGGTTGGTCAACAAACCCTTTATAAGGGCCAGGTCTCCCTCCAGCCCGTCCGGAAAATGACGGTGTATATTCTTCCGCACAGTCACAATGACATCGGCTATACCGAGATTCAGACGAACGTCGAACGGAAACAGATGAACAACCTGCTGACGGGCATCGACTACGCGGAAAAGACAAAGTCCTACCCGGCGGGTGCCCGCTTCGTGTGGAACCTGGAAGGGGTTTACGCGGCCGATTTGTTTCTGAACCGGATGAATGATCAGCAAAGAAAACGGTTTGTCGAGGCGGTTCATGATGGCGGCGTTGCCCTAAACGGGATGTATGTAAACACGCTCACGGGCATTTGCGGACCGGAGGAATTGCTCCAGTTGTTCCACCGCGGGACCGAGGTCGCGTCCCTGTGCGGGACCCCGGTCGATGCCGCCATGATCAGCGACGTACCTGGATATACCTGGGGGACCGTCACGGCCATGGCCCAGGCCGGGATCAAGTATTTCAGCGTCGCACCCAACTATTTTGACCGGATCGGGGACATCCTGGTGCAATGTGAGGATAAACCGTTCTATTGGATCGGCCCGAACGGCAAGGACAAAGTCCTGGTCTGGATCCCCTATCGCGGCTATGCCCTCTCCCATGGTATGCCCGAAGGCCTGACCAGGAAATT
This sequence is a window from Dinghuibacter silviterrae. Protein-coding genes within it:
- a CDS encoding RagB/SusD family nutrient uptake outer membrane protein; translated protein: MKKISFFALGMAALVFASCKKFLAENPKSSQPVGDYYQTIDQVQSAVNYLYNPATGPNSFFSIGGLYDGSNSFTLDNLSGMSNNVVAQNPSVRYFASLTQTADNEDNYVDGIWSSFYSNIASANTIITAVSASTSIDQTSAAPLVATAKFFRAMDYYYLVRLFGAVPLILKPYTSLDGIYAPRTSVDSVYQAIVKDLNDAYTNGGLTDKPMGQNGNQISKGTVGTVLAEVYLTMAGKPLGQGSTAYTSALQTAQSIINSSGGYALFDNSGGTTAFDKLRLTAYDQGSEYMYFVEYNSSIQQSAYPEYSLPNTFPLSVPNSNLHVAYTLVTQAWTPTTTLLSMYDSTNDIRRHEKQFYSTSFNYTTTGGTPASITYSFMPYRWFDSLAIFSTAASGKYTSVYRLADVYLIAAEAANELNQDPTPFLTPILARAYVTPPAIPANQASRRNFILAERFKELAMEGHFWFDMLRTQSYPDVDASHNVTFSALVGHSNGRGQTYANTDLLFPLPLTEMQRNPNLVPQNPGY